In a single window of the Xylanimonas protaetiae genome:
- a CDS encoding phosphatase PAP2 family protein, translated as MVAALFALVAAAGVHLTWRVFVAGETGQRVDDLARLGAQHGQHRLWSLAEPLLDVVSVSFVVLGILTAMTICLVRRRWVLAAQVAVLVAGSNATTQLLKYAVYDRPHLLPGWTGHNSLPSGHTTVAASVAVALLVAVPRAWRPVVAVLGAAWTAATGVSTLIGQWHRPSDVVAAVLVVAVWGAAVCALGSRSTLDEPVRPGDTQATPGSYATAGLLALGGLAAASVAGVALVDLGTGVRNVPFEGDVTAYAGGVAGVVAATALVFAALLLVRQATSRPRH; from the coding sequence GTGGTCGCGGCGCTCTTCGCGCTGGTCGCCGCCGCGGGCGTCCACCTCACGTGGCGCGTCTTCGTCGCCGGGGAGACGGGTCAGCGGGTCGACGACCTCGCGCGCCTCGGCGCCCAGCACGGCCAGCACCGCCTGTGGTCGCTCGCCGAGCCGCTGCTCGACGTCGTCTCCGTCTCGTTCGTGGTGCTGGGCATCCTGACCGCGATGACGATCTGCCTGGTGCGGCGCCGCTGGGTGCTCGCGGCCCAGGTCGCCGTGCTGGTCGCGGGGTCCAACGCGACGACCCAGCTGCTCAAGTACGCCGTCTACGACCGGCCCCACCTGCTGCCGGGCTGGACCGGCCACAACTCCCTCCCGTCGGGCCACACGACGGTGGCCGCGTCCGTCGCGGTCGCGCTCCTGGTCGCCGTGCCGCGCGCGTGGCGCCCCGTCGTCGCCGTGCTCGGCGCCGCGTGGACGGCCGCCACGGGCGTCTCGACGCTCATCGGCCAGTGGCACCGCCCCTCCGACGTCGTCGCGGCCGTGCTGGTCGTGGCCGTGTGGGGTGCGGCCGTCTGCGCGCTGGGATCGCGCTCGACGCTCGACGAGCCCGTGCGGCCCGGGGACACCCAGGCGACGCCGGGCTCGTACGCGACCGCCGGGCTCCTGGCCCTCGGCGGGCTGGCCGCCGCGTCCGTCGCCGGCGTCGCGCTCGTCGACCTGGGCACGGGCGTGCGGAACGTACCCTTCGAGGGGGACGTCACCGCGTACGCGGGCGGCGTCGCCGGCGTCGTCGCGGCGACGGCGCTCGTCTTCGCGGCCCTGCTGCTCGTACGGCAGGCGACGTCGCGACCGCGCCACTGA
- the topA gene encoding type I DNA topoisomerase, with product MPTKLVIVESPTKARKIAGYLGAGYEVEASVGHIRDLAQPSDMPAEMKKGPFGKFSVDVGNGFEPYYVVYADKKAKVRDLKKLLKDADELYLATDEDREGEAIAWHLIQELKPKVPVRRMVFHEITREAIQRALTSTRDLDTNLVDAQETRRILDRLYGYEVSPVLWRKVRQGLSAGRVQSVATRLIVERERERMAFVVASYWDVTGAFAPESGDDAGVSFTARLSGVGAERVASGRDFDDRGRLKVRTGVVHLDEATAHAVVAGLADAAFAVRSLETKPYTRKPAAPFTTSTLQQEASRKLRMNARITMSVAQSLYENGYITYMRTDSPSLSAEAIDAARRQAAELYGPEFVPGAPRLYQAKNQGAQEAHEAIRPAGDSFRTPAQVARELSGDQFRLYELIWKRTVASQMADAKGSTASVRLAAPLSAAAGAHAGKDAVFSASGTVITFRGFLAAYEESTDTESDDAGAASSGKDARLPRMAEGDALDARDLAADGHATTPPSRFTEASLVKALEELGIGRPSTYASTISTIQDRGYVRSSGQALVPTWLAFAVTKLLEDHFGSLVDYRFTAEMEQDLDEIAAGERERVAWLEEFYFGGGSPAGADGADAPAGGGLKDLVENLGEIDPVVINSIEIGEGLRVRVGRYGPYVEDLAAEVPEGTNPPRASVPDDLAPDELTVERARELLAAGGDDGRSLGTDPVSGNEIVAKAGRYGPYVTEVLPEPELAEGLSAAAKKKALAALPKPRTGSLFKDMDLATITLDDALRLLSLPRVVGVDPADGAEITAQNGRYGPYLKKGTDSRTIASESMLFTVTLDEALKIYAEPKRRGARGAAQPPLRELGDDPTSGKPIVVKDGRFGAYVTDGETNRTLPRDLTPESITPERAIELLAEKRAAGPAKKRTTTTRKAATPRKRTAAK from the coding sequence ATGCCAACCAAGCTTGTGATCGTCGAGTCGCCCACCAAGGCTCGCAAGATCGCCGGCTACCTCGGTGCCGGGTACGAGGTGGAGGCCAGCGTCGGCCACATCCGTGACCTGGCGCAGCCGTCCGACATGCCGGCCGAGATGAAGAAGGGCCCGTTCGGCAAGTTCAGCGTCGACGTCGGCAACGGCTTCGAGCCGTACTACGTCGTCTACGCGGACAAGAAGGCCAAGGTCCGCGACCTCAAGAAGCTCCTCAAGGACGCCGACGAGCTCTACCTCGCCACCGACGAGGACCGCGAGGGCGAAGCCATCGCGTGGCACCTCATCCAGGAGCTCAAGCCCAAGGTGCCCGTGCGCCGCATGGTGTTCCACGAGATCACGCGCGAGGCGATCCAGCGGGCCCTGACCTCGACGCGCGACCTGGACACGAACCTCGTCGACGCGCAGGAGACGCGCCGCATCCTCGACCGCCTCTACGGCTACGAGGTGTCGCCCGTGCTGTGGCGCAAGGTCCGCCAGGGCCTGTCGGCCGGCCGCGTGCAGTCCGTCGCCACGCGCCTCATCGTCGAGCGGGAGCGCGAGCGCATGGCGTTCGTCGTCGCGTCGTACTGGGACGTCACCGGCGCGTTCGCGCCCGAGTCCGGCGACGACGCCGGGGTGTCGTTCACGGCCCGCCTGTCGGGTGTGGGCGCCGAGCGCGTCGCGTCGGGCCGCGACTTCGACGACCGCGGGCGCCTCAAGGTCCGCACCGGCGTCGTGCACCTGGACGAGGCGACGGCGCACGCCGTCGTCGCCGGGCTCGCGGACGCGGCCTTCGCGGTGCGGTCGCTCGAGACGAAGCCGTACACGCGCAAGCCCGCCGCGCCCTTCACGACGTCGACGCTCCAGCAGGAGGCGTCGCGCAAGCTGCGCATGAACGCCCGCATCACGATGAGCGTCGCGCAGTCGCTGTACGAGAACGGCTACATCACCTACATGCGTACGGACTCGCCGTCGCTGAGCGCCGAGGCGATCGACGCCGCCCGCCGGCAGGCCGCGGAGCTGTACGGGCCCGAGTTCGTGCCGGGCGCGCCCCGCCTGTACCAGGCCAAGAACCAGGGCGCGCAGGAGGCGCACGAGGCCATCCGTCCCGCGGGCGACTCGTTCCGCACCCCCGCCCAGGTGGCCCGCGAGCTGTCCGGCGACCAGTTCCGCCTCTACGAGCTCATCTGGAAGCGCACGGTCGCCTCGCAGATGGCGGACGCCAAGGGCTCGACGGCGTCCGTGCGGCTCGCCGCGCCGCTCTCCGCGGCCGCGGGCGCGCACGCCGGGAAGGACGCCGTGTTCTCGGCGTCCGGCACCGTCATCACGTTCCGCGGGTTCCTCGCCGCCTACGAGGAGAGCACCGACACGGAGTCCGACGACGCCGGTGCGGCGTCGTCCGGCAAGGACGCGCGCCTGCCGCGCATGGCCGAGGGCGACGCGCTCGACGCGCGCGACCTGGCCGCCGACGGGCACGCGACGACGCCGCCGTCGCGCTTCACCGAGGCCTCGCTGGTCAAGGCTCTCGAGGAGCTGGGCATCGGGCGCCCGTCGACGTACGCGTCGACCATCTCGACCATCCAGGACCGCGGCTACGTGCGCTCGTCCGGGCAGGCGCTCGTCCCCACCTGGCTCGCGTTCGCCGTGACGAAGCTGCTCGAGGACCACTTCGGCTCGCTTGTGGACTACCGGTTCACGGCCGAGATGGAGCAGGACCTCGACGAGATCGCCGCCGGGGAGCGCGAGCGCGTCGCCTGGCTGGAGGAGTTCTACTTCGGCGGCGGCTCGCCCGCGGGGGCCGACGGGGCCGACGCGCCGGCCGGTGGCGGCCTGAAGGACCTCGTCGAGAACCTCGGCGAGATCGACCCCGTCGTCATCAACTCCATCGAGATCGGCGAGGGCCTGCGCGTGCGCGTCGGCCGCTACGGCCCGTACGTGGAGGACCTGGCCGCCGAGGTCCCCGAGGGCACGAACCCGCCGCGCGCGTCGGTGCCCGACGACCTCGCGCCCGACGAGCTGACCGTGGAGAGGGCCCGCGAGCTGCTGGCCGCGGGCGGCGACGACGGCCGCTCGCTCGGCACCGACCCGGTCTCCGGCAACGAGATCGTGGCCAAGGCAGGCCGCTACGGCCCGTACGTCACCGAGGTGCTGCCCGAGCCGGAGCTCGCGGAGGGCCTGAGCGCCGCCGCGAAGAAGAAGGCGCTCGCCGCCCTCCCCAAGCCGCGCACGGGCTCCCTCTTCAAGGACATGGACCTCGCGACCATCACGCTCGACGACGCGCTGAGGCTGCTGTCGCTGCCGCGCGTCGTCGGCGTCGACCCGGCCGACGGCGCCGAGATCACCGCGCAGAACGGCCGCTACGGCCCCTACCTCAAGAAGGGCACGGACTCGCGCACCATCGCGTCCGAGTCGATGCTCTTCACGGTGACGCTCGACGAGGCGCTGAAGATCTACGCCGAGCCCAAGCGCCGCGGCGCCCGCGGTGCCGCGCAGCCGCCGCTGCGCGAGCTGGGCGACGACCCGACGTCGGGCAAGCCCATCGTGGTCAAGGACGGCAGGTTCGGCGCCTACGTGACCGACGGCGAGACCAACCGGACCCTGCCGCGCGACCTCACGCCCGAGTCGATCACGCCCGAGCGCGCGATCGAGCTGCTGGCCGAGAAGCGCGCCGCGGGCCCCGCCAAGAAGCGGACCACGACGACGCGCAAGGCCGCGACCCCCCGCAAGCGGACGGCGGCGAAGTAG
- a CDS encoding ABC transporter permease, with protein sequence MIRVALRGVREHLVRFGLSVLAVALGVAFVVGTFAFRGMLSSTFQEIIATSVSADVYVRGAQAVASDPTAAGGSSTSSTGFGQQRNPVPASLADAVSAVDGVDRALPDYSGPVVLVGADGTAVVTQGPPSLAFGIDPEFPTAHLTAGTWPGPGELVLETGAVRASGLAVGDTATVVLGDAPRQLTVSGTFAIDAAAAGAVLVGVDADTARQTFAPDGQVPQIAVYAEPGQSPRDLAERVAEVLPADAHAESVTGDVVRAEAEESVQQLLGFLQTFLLIFAAIALVVGTFIITNAFAMAVRERQRENALLRAVGASPAQVFGLVLAQALAVGLVGSAAGVGLGLLLVRGIRLVLDRLGMPFAGSVPLSGAQLAAAIALGTVLCLVAAAVPARRAALVPPVQAMRDDVAPERGVRLRALAGVVVALVGGGLLYLASRLGSRLGDRLTGWRWVDDLSPRWVLGFGAGLLLLGVLVGSPAVARWVLRALGAPAAWLLKPLGGLARGNVTRNPRRTAATAGALTIGMALVACTGVIAASTEASVRTVVHTELSAPLLVDSATFRVPADAVAAVQAVPGIGATEVVRLASTAATSSDDDATHAIPVAGVSTSFFVDAVNAEKLQGDPTTALVGGKAAVVRRTARDLGVQVGDELTLGLGDQTRTVQVGAVFESQVVGTGVLLRNDLFDSVVPPSQESVRAIYANPADGTDVETLRADLREAVRPFLVLTVRDRDETASAVADQVDQAIAILYALLALSIVIALLGIVNTLALSVIERTREIGLLRAVGLGRFQLAVVIALESVLIAVYGTVLGVATGIAVAAALPGVLADEGLSRLAIPWGQVLLVLGIAVVIGLVASIGPAVRAARLPVLDAVTVD encoded by the coding sequence ATGATCCGCGTCGCCCTGCGCGGCGTCCGCGAGCACCTCGTCCGGTTCGGCCTGTCGGTGCTGGCCGTCGCCCTCGGGGTGGCGTTCGTCGTCGGGACGTTCGCGTTCCGCGGCATGCTGTCCTCGACGTTCCAGGAGATCATCGCCACGTCCGTGAGCGCCGACGTGTACGTGCGCGGCGCGCAGGCCGTCGCGTCGGACCCCACGGCGGCGGGCGGGTCCTCGACGTCGTCGACGGGCTTCGGGCAGCAGCGCAACCCCGTCCCGGCGTCGCTCGCGGACGCCGTGAGCGCCGTCGACGGCGTCGACCGGGCGCTGCCGGACTACTCGGGTCCCGTCGTGCTCGTGGGCGCGGACGGCACTGCCGTCGTGACCCAGGGCCCACCCTCGCTCGCCTTCGGCATCGACCCGGAGTTCCCCACGGCCCACCTCACCGCGGGCACGTGGCCCGGCCCGGGCGAGCTGGTGCTCGAGACGGGCGCGGTGCGGGCCTCGGGCCTCGCCGTCGGCGACACGGCCACGGTCGTGCTCGGCGACGCCCCGCGGCAGCTCACGGTCTCGGGCACGTTCGCGATCGACGCCGCCGCCGCGGGCGCGGTGCTCGTGGGCGTCGACGCCGACACGGCCCGCCAGACCTTCGCGCCCGACGGCCAGGTGCCGCAGATCGCCGTGTACGCGGAGCCCGGGCAGTCCCCGCGGGACCTGGCCGAGCGCGTCGCGGAGGTGCTGCCCGCCGACGCGCACGCCGAGTCGGTCACGGGCGACGTCGTGCGCGCCGAGGCCGAGGAGTCGGTCCAGCAGCTCCTCGGCTTCCTCCAGACGTTCCTCCTGATCTTCGCCGCGATCGCGCTCGTGGTGGGCACGTTCATCATCACCAACGCGTTCGCCATGGCCGTGCGGGAGCGGCAGCGCGAGAACGCCCTGCTACGGGCCGTGGGCGCCTCGCCCGCGCAGGTGTTCGGCCTGGTGCTCGCGCAGGCGCTCGCCGTGGGGCTCGTCGGGTCGGCGGCCGGCGTCGGGCTCGGGCTGCTGCTCGTGCGCGGCATCCGCCTGGTGCTGGACCGCCTGGGCATGCCGTTCGCGGGCAGCGTGCCGCTCTCCGGAGCGCAGCTCGCCGCGGCCATCGCGCTGGGCACCGTCCTGTGCCTGGTCGCGGCGGCGGTCCCGGCGCGCCGCGCCGCGCTGGTCCCGCCCGTCCAGGCGATGCGCGACGACGTCGCCCCCGAGCGCGGGGTGCGCCTGCGGGCCCTGGCCGGCGTGGTCGTCGCACTGGTCGGCGGCGGGCTGCTGTACCTGGCGTCCCGCCTCGGGTCCCGGCTGGGCGACCGCCTCACGGGTTGGCGCTGGGTCGACGACCTCAGCCCGCGCTGGGTGCTCGGGTTCGGCGCGGGGCTGCTGCTGCTCGGCGTGCTGGTCGGCTCCCCCGCCGTCGCGCGCTGGGTGCTGCGGGCGCTCGGCGCCCCCGCCGCATGGCTCCTCAAGCCCCTGGGCGGGCTCGCCCGCGGCAACGTGACCCGCAACCCGCGCCGCACCGCCGCGACGGCCGGCGCGCTGACCATCGGCATGGCCCTCGTGGCGTGCACGGGCGTCATCGCCGCCTCGACCGAGGCGTCCGTGCGCACCGTGGTGCACACCGAGCTCAGCGCCCCGCTGCTGGTCGACTCGGCCACGTTCCGCGTCCCCGCCGACGCCGTCGCCGCCGTCCAGGCGGTGCCCGGCATCGGCGCGACGGAGGTGGTGCGCCTGGCCAGCACGGCGGCGACGTCGTCCGACGACGATGCGACGCACGCCATCCCCGTCGCCGGCGTCTCCACCTCGTTCTTCGTCGACGCGGTCAACGCCGAGAAGCTCCAGGGCGACCCGACGACGGCGCTCGTCGGCGGCAAGGCGGCCGTCGTGCGCCGCACCGCGCGCGACCTAGGCGTGCAGGTGGGCGACGAGCTGACGCTCGGGCTGGGCGACCAGACGCGCACCGTGCAGGTGGGCGCGGTGTTCGAGAGCCAGGTCGTCGGCACCGGCGTGCTGCTGCGCAACGACCTGTTCGACTCCGTCGTGCCGCCGTCGCAGGAGAGCGTGCGGGCGATCTACGCCAACCCCGCCGACGGCACCGACGTCGAGACCCTGCGTGCCGACCTGCGCGAGGCCGTCAGGCCGTTCCTGGTGCTGACGGTGCGCGACCGCGACGAGACGGCGTCGGCCGTCGCCGACCAGGTCGACCAGGCCATCGCGATCCTCTACGCGCTGCTCGCGCTGTCGATCGTCATCGCGCTGCTGGGGATCGTGAACACGCTCGCGCTCTCGGTCATCGAGCGGACGCGCGAGATCGGGCTCCTGCGGGCCGTGGGGCTCGGGCGGTTCCAGCTCGCCGTGGTGATCGCGCTCGAGTCGGTGCTCATCGCCGTCTACGGCACGGTGCTGGGTGTCGCCACGGGCATCGCCGTGGCCGCCGCCCTGCCCGGAGTGCTGGCCGACGAGGGCCTGTCGCGCCTCGCGATCCCCTGGGGGCAGGTGCTGCTGGTGCTCGGCATCGCCGTCGTCATCGGGCTCGTCGCGTCGATCGGGCCTGCCGTGCGGGCGGCCCGGCTGCCGGTGCTCGACGCCGTGACGGTCGACTGA
- a CDS encoding ABC transporter ATP-binding protein: protein MDPARGRHSQPDAPAEQPPAQASARDLVKTYGSGETEVRALDGVSVDFAQGRLTAIMGPSGSGKSTLMHCMAGLDTPTSGTVVVDGVEISSMSQRALTRLRRTRVGFVFQAYNLVPTLTAEENITLPLDIARAPVDREWFDAVVDAVGMRARLHHRPNALSGGEQQRVACARALVSRPSVVFADEPTGNLDSKSSREVLTFLRQSVDELGQTVVMVTHDPRAAAYAHRVLLLGDGRITADLANPGREEILAAVGAEDDDEPRPATGRYAAVPAPATGPLAVVGDPLGVVRGPSRARRARDAGEPPA from the coding sequence ATGGATCCGGCCCGCGGGAGACACTCCCAGCCCGACGCTCCCGCCGAGCAGCCCCCCGCGCAGGCCTCGGCCCGGGACCTCGTCAAGACGTACGGGTCCGGCGAGACCGAGGTGCGTGCCCTCGACGGCGTCTCCGTCGACTTCGCGCAGGGCCGGCTCACCGCGATCATGGGGCCGTCCGGGTCGGGGAAGTCCACGCTCATGCACTGCATGGCCGGGCTCGACACGCCGACGTCGGGCACCGTGGTGGTCGACGGCGTCGAGATCTCGTCGATGAGCCAGCGCGCGCTCACGCGGCTGCGCCGGACCCGGGTCGGGTTCGTGTTCCAGGCCTACAACCTGGTGCCCACGCTCACGGCCGAGGAGAACATCACGCTCCCGCTCGACATCGCGCGCGCCCCGGTGGACCGCGAGTGGTTCGACGCCGTGGTCGACGCCGTCGGGATGCGCGCGCGGCTGCACCACCGGCCGAACGCGCTGTCGGGCGGCGAGCAGCAGCGCGTCGCGTGCGCCCGGGCGCTCGTGAGCCGCCCGTCCGTCGTGTTCGCCGACGAGCCCACCGGGAACCTCGACTCGAAGAGCTCGCGCGAGGTGCTGACGTTCCTGCGGCAGTCGGTGGACGAGCTCGGGCAGACCGTCGTCATGGTCACGCACGACCCGCGCGCCGCCGCGTACGCGCACCGCGTGCTGCTGCTCGGCGACGGGCGCATCACGGCCGACCTCGCGAACCCGGGCCGCGAGGAGATCCTCGCCGCCGTCGGCGCGGAGGACGACGACGAGCCGCGGCCCGCGACCGGCCGGTACGCCGCGGTGCCCGCGCCGGCCACCGGGCCCCTCGCCGTCGTCGGCGACCCGCTCGGGGTGGTGCGGGGACCGTCGCGGGCGCGTCGCGCGCGCGACGCCGGGGAGCCCCCGGCATGA